From Populus trichocarpa isolate Nisqually-1 chromosome 19, P.trichocarpa_v4.1, whole genome shotgun sequence, a single genomic window includes:
- the LOC7498107 gene encoding ion channel CASTOR isoform X2 → MSLDSQDSTSPSFNRDWFFPSPSFIHQSPPKPPKPHRRFSTASKHSPGSNISNPPSFRSSPSLSPTTTSKYGRLRRRVELPRPPDKYSIQHQNDSVLDRKPAVSSEKKQSTVKVSSGSLGHRVRVRWNLAITVADQILKLNVRLRACNLLSNVDTFDSVMQELDDIGYGSDNGLKNLALIVSVTLLSIPVLAFKYIDFVSKSRSSDSVSEEALLNKQLAYRVDIFLSVHPYAKPLALLVATLLVICLGGLALFGVTDDNLADCLWLSWTFVADSGNHANTEGIGPRLVSVSISFGGMLIFAMMLGLVSDAISEKFDSLRKGRSEVVEQNHTLILGWSDKLGSLLNQLGIANESLGGGIVVVMAERDKEEMEMDIAKMEFDFKGTSVICRSGSPLILADLKKVSVSKARAIVVLAEDGNADQSDARALRTVLSLTGVKEGLKGHIVVELSDLDNEVLVKLVGGDLVKTVVAHDVIGRLMIQCARQPGLAQIWEDILGFENCEFYIKRWPQLHGMQFEDILISFPDAIPCGIKVASCDGKIILNPEDSYVLQEDDEILVIAEDDDSYAPAALPTVKEASFMHIARPARMPQKILLCGWRRDIDDMIVVSSFVKPLIFLFFAWMLQVWRGSLPKDFIGPKSAEKILFCGWRRDMEDMIMVLDAFLAPGSELWMFNDVPENEREKKLIDGGLDLSRLENIQLVNREGNAVIRRHLESLPLQSFDSILILADESVEDSAIQADSRSLATLLLIRDIQSKRLPMVNQVRRGTFSQGSWIGEMQQASDKSVIISEILDPRTKNLLSMSKISDYVLSNELVSMALAMVAEDQQINDVLEELFADEGNELQIRQADLYLSEGEELSFYEVLLRARQRREIVIGYRAANAEKAVINPPAKSERRRWSLKDVFVVIAEKE, encoded by the exons ATGTCCCTTGACTCCCAAGACTCTACTTCTCCTTCCTTCAACAGGGACTGGTTCTTCCCTTCACCTTCCTTCATCCACCAATCACCTCCTAAACCTCCTAAACCCCACCGCAGATTCTCCACTGCTTCCAAACATTCTCCAGGTTCCAACATCTCCAATCCTCCCTCGTTTCGTTCatcaccctctctctctcccaccACCACTTCTAAATATGGAAGACTTCGCCGGCGCGTGGAGTTACCTCGACCACCTGATAAATATTCAATACAACACCAAAATGACTCCGTTTTGGACCGCAAACCTGCTGTTTCCAGTGAGAAGAAGCAGTCTACTGTGAAGGTTTCTTCTGGGTCATTGGGCCATCGGGTCAGAGTCCGATGGAATTTGGCCATTACAGTAGCT GATCAAATACTGAAACTAAATGTTAGATTACGAGCGTGTAATTTGTTATCCAATGTAGATACTTTTGATTCAGTTATGCAGGAGCTTGATGATATTGGTTATGGTAGTGATAACGGGTTAAAGAATTTGGCTTTGATTGTTTCAGTTACGCTATTATCTATTCCGGTTCTTGCTTTCAAGTACATTGATTTTGTATCGAAATCCAGATCATCGGATAGTGTTTCGGAAGAGGCGTTGTTGAATAAGCAGCTTGCATATCGggtggatatttttttatcagttcaTCCATATGCCAAGCCTTTGGCGTTGTTGGTTGCGACATTGCTGGTTATTTGCCTTGGTGGATTGGCGTTGTTTGGTGTGACAGATGATAATTTAGCGGATTGTCTTTGGTTGTCTTGGACGTTTGTAGCGGATTCAGGCAATCATGCTAATACCGAGGGGATTGGTCCAAGGCTTGTTTCTGTTTCTATTAGCTTTGGTGGGATGCTTATTTTTGCTATGATGCTTGGACTTGTGTCTGATGCTATTTCTGAGAAGTTTGATTCATTAAGGAAAGGAAGAAGCGAAGTGGTTGAGCAAAACCATACTCTAATTCTTGGCTGGAGCGATAAACTA GGATCACTGCTGAATCAACTTGGAATAGCCAATGAGAGTTTGGGTGGAGGAATTGTAGTAGTGATGGCTGAACGAGACAAAGAAGAGATGGAAATGGATATTGCTAAAATGGAGTTCGACTTCAAAGGAACATCTGTCATATGCAGAAGTGGGAGCCCCCTAATTCTGGCTGACCTAAAAAAG GTATCTGTCTCCAAGGCCCGTGCAATAGTTGTCCTTGCTGAAGATGGAAATGCTGACCAG AGTGATGCTCGCGCATTGAGAACCGTCTTAAGTCTTACAGGAGTGAAAGAAGGTCTAAAAGGGCACATTGTGGTGGAGCTAAGTGATCTTGACAATGAGGTTCTTGTGAAACTTGTTGGTGGAGATCTTGTCAAAACTGTTGTAGCTCATGATGTTATTGGCCGCTTGATGATTCAATGTGCTCGGCAGCCAGGACTTGCACAG ATATGGGAAGACATACTTGGGTTTGAAAATTGTGAGTTTTACATCAAAAGATGGCCGCAGTTGCACGGCATGCAATTCGAGGACATACTAATCAGTTTTCCCGACGCTATACCTTGTGGGATCAAGGTTGCTTCTTGTGATggtaaaattatcttaaatccTGAAGACTCGTATGTTCTtcaagaagatgatgaaatccTTGTCATTGCGGAAGATGATGATAGCTATGCTCCAGCAGCATTACCTACG gTCAAAGAGGCATCATTCATGCACATTGCCCGACCTGCAAGAATGCCACAGAAGATTCTACTTTGTGGATGGAGGAGGGACATTGATGATATGATTGTGGTAAGCTCTTTTGTGAAGCCCctaatctttcttttcttcgcCTGGATGCTGCAGGTATGGAGAGGAAGTCTACCCAAAGACTTTATTGGTCCAAAGTCTGCAGAAAAGATATTATTCTGTGGTTGGAGACGTGACATGGAAGATATGATTATG GTGTTGGATGCATTTCTAGCACCAGGTTCAGAGCTCTGGATGTTCAATGATGTTCCCGAAAATGAGAGGGAAAAGAAGCTCATTGATGGTGGTCTAGACTTAAGTAGATTGGAAAATATACAACTTGTCAATCGAGAGGGAAATGCGGTCATAAGACGTCATTTAGAAAGCCTTCCTTTGCAATCTTTTGATTCA ATTTTAATTTTGGCTGATGAGTCAGTGGAAGATTCAGCCATTCAAGCCGACTCCCGATCTCTTGCCACATTATTATTGATTCGTGATATTCAG TCAAAGCGTCTCCCAATGGTAAACCAGGTTCGCAGAGGAACCTTCTCTCAAGGTTCGTGGATTGGGGAGATGCAGCAGGCTTCAGATAAATCTGTAATAATAAGTGAAATTCTGGACCCAAgaactaaaaatttattatccATGTCGAAGATCAGTGATTATGTTTTATCAAATGAACTTGTCAGCATGGCATTGGCCATGGTTGCAGAAGATCAACAAATAAATGATGTATTAGAAGAGCTCTTTGCAGATGAG GGAAATGAGCTACAAATAAGGCAAGCAGATCTTTACCTCAGTGAAGGCGAGGAATTGAGTTTCTATGAAGTACTATTACGAGCACGACAGAGAAGAGAGATAGTCATTGGTTACCGTGCAGCTAATGCTGAAAAGGCTGTTATCAATCCGCCTGCCAAAAGTGAGAGACGTAGGTGGTCACTGAAAGATGTCTTCGTGGTAATTGCAGAGAAGGAATGA